The Methylocella silvestris BL2 DNA segment CGCTACGGCTTTCACGGCCTCTCCTACGAATATATCGCCTCCGCGCTGCCGCACTATGATCCGAGCCTCGCGCAGGCGCGGGTGATCGTCGCCCATCTCGGCAATGGCGCGAGTCTCTGCGCGCTGCGGGCGGGGCGCAGCGTTGCCAGCACCATGGGCTTTACCGCCGTCGACGGCCTGCCGATGGGCACACGCTCGGGCGCGCTCGACCCCGGCGTCATTCTCTATCTGCTCGACGAGTTGAAGATGGGGCCGCGCGAGATCGAGCGGCTGCTCTATAAGCAATCCGGTCTGCTTGGCGTCTCGGGCGTCTCGAGCGACATGCGCAGCCTCGAAGCGAGCGATAACCCGCGCGCGCGCCTCGCCATCGACCTGTTCGTCTACAGGATCGGCCGCGAGATCGGGTCGCTCGCCGCGGCCCTCGGCGGTCTCGACGCGCTGGTCTTCACGGCGGGCATCGGCGAGCACAGCGCGTCGCTGCGCCGGTCGGTCTGCCTCGGCGCCGCATGGCTGGGGCTTGTCCTCGACGAGGCGGCGAATGAGTCCGGCGCCTCCCGGATCAGCGCGCCCGGCAGCCGCGTCTCGGCTTGGGTCGCGCCGACAGACGAAGAGCTGATGATCGCGCGCCACGCCAAAAGGCTGCTCGCCGGGGCCGACACATGACCACCGAAGAGCGACGGGATTTGACGGTTAGCCATAGCGTGCGAACATCGTTGCGGAGGCCCGGCAAGACAAAAGGATCATCCGCCACGATGATGTCGCCGCGATCGTCTTTAAGGCCCGTCACGGGTCCCACTTCCGATGACCCTGCACTTTAAGGAGCGCGTTCATGAGCGAAGAAACCAGCACGACGGCGCGCGTGGTCGATGACGAGACCTTTATGTCGGTCGCCGATCTCAAAGCCTATGTGACTCAGGTGGATGCGGCCAAGGCTTCGGAGTCCTACGCCGCGCAAGAGGCAGCTCACAAGGCAAAGCAGGAGCTTATCGACAAGCTGCTGAAGCCGATCGTGCTTACGCATGAAAAACTGGAGGCGTTGAAGCATCGCATTGAGCTCGCCGCGGAACGTGACGAGCATGAGCTCATGATCCTTCGTTTTCCTTCGGAGCTCTGCACGGACCATGGCCGCTCGATCAATCTCCCGGAGGAGGATTGGCCGGACTCGCTCGTCGGCGCGCCGCGGCAGCTTTACGTGGCGTGGAAGGAAAAATTCCAGCCGCTCGGCTACGGGCTGAAGGCGATGATCATCGAATGGCCGCATGGCTTTCCGGGCGATGTCGGCATGTTCTTGACCTGGAAATGAGGCGCCGCCGCGGGTGATCGCGCCGTCGACGATTTTCCTTGACGCGGAGCCGTTCGCAGAAGCCGCGGCGCTCCAGACTGCTGAGAGGTAACCGTCGGACGGCGGCGTGCCGCTTTCCGGCCCGATGGGGTCATCTGGTCGATGAGAAATCGGTCCAGATTCAAGAGCTGGCGCATTTTCAAGCGCGAAAACAGGCGTCGGCGCCAGAAGAGGAGCTCGCTATGGATAACACGACCAAGCCCGCGGAGATCTTCAGCGCATTTTCGCAATTCTGGTCTTCCGCCCTCCCTTCGGCCGTCTCGCCGCCGGCCGGCGGCGCAGCGGACGAATCGCGGGGCGGAAGCAAAGCCGGCGCAAGCGCATTTGGTCCCGCGGCCGAATATTGGCTCGACGCCTGGCAGCGCTCCATCCTGTTTCTCGACGTGCTGCGCCAGCGCGGCGACACCTATCTCGAGCGGACGACGGAAATCGCGCCGAATGTCCTCAGTTTCAAGGCGAGCCTCGTCATGGACGGCCGCAAATTGCCGCGCCCGGTCAATTACGTGCTGGCGCGCATCACGCCGCCCGAAGGAGTCGCCACCGATCCGGCCAAGCGCCCCTTCATTGTCTTCGATCCGCGCGCCGGCCATGGGCCGGGCATCGGCGGCATGAAGGCGCAGAGCGAAATCGGCCAGGCGCTCGCCGCGGGCCATCCCTGCTATTTCGTCGGCTTCCTGCCGAAGCCCGAGCCGGGGCAGACCATCGAGGATGTCTGCGCGGCGGAAGCGCGCTTCGTGCGCGAGGTCGCGGAGCTCCATCCGCAAGCCGAAGCCAAGCCCTGTCTCATCGGCAATTGTCAGGCCGGCTGGCAGATCGCGATGACCGCCGCCGTCGATCCCGCCCCCGTCGGGGCGCTGATCCTTGCGGGGGCGCCGCTATCCTACTGGGCCGGCGTCCATGGCAAGAATCCGCTGCGCTACCTCGGCGGGCTCCTTGGCGGCACATGGTTGACGGCGCTCTCCGGCGATCTTGGCGCGGGCATCTTCGACGGGGCTTCGCTCGTCGAGAATTTCGAGCGGATGAATCCCGCGAACACCTATTGGAAAAAGCCCTATAACGTCTATTCGAAGATCGACACGGAGGCGGGGCGCTTCCTCGACTTCGAGACCTG contains these protein-coding regions:
- a CDS encoding acetate/propionate family kinase, encoding MTTGNAIVVVNAGSSSIKFSLFREEGADLSVFLKGQIEGLYTDGAHFAARDTGGELVAEKRWGGETVTHDDAMRRLLDFVHGRLGDYRVDAVGHRIVHGGAEFSEPVRLTTEALARLERLTPLAPLHQPHNLAPVRTLLDIAPHIPQVGCFDTGFHASQPPLAQAFALPAEITERGVRRYGFHGLSYEYIASALPHYDPSLAQARVIVAHLGNGASLCALRAGRSVASTMGFTAVDGLPMGTRSGALDPGVILYLLDELKMGPREIERLLYKQSGLLGVSGVSSDMRSLEASDNPRARLAIDLFVYRIGREIGSLAAALGGLDALVFTAGIGEHSASLRRSVCLGAAWLGLVLDEAANESGASRISAPGSRVSAWVAPTDEELMIARHAKRLLAGADT